The following coding sequences are from one Aethina tumida isolate Nest 87 chromosome 2, icAetTumi1.1, whole genome shotgun sequence window:
- the LOC109600039 gene encoding transmembrane and coiled-coil domains protein 2 isoform X2, with product MQLSLWSFWRLGEMDSLHVSSAVNQQQQSGSKTSSRSTSPCRPRDLHPIGGAVASSTPTTAAAAATTSTVPSHRPHHTKTLSHGSVESAKSQDGGGVSYAHRTSRHRSPTTSSSRTGPPDPDDSTTSVAASATAAVAMSASGLDDSLAIALAADTSASGCLTTADHLEHSSFLSNGSSEHGRQATDDEVDRVDIKTNTVLDQLKEKMNRVKNLMKTEQKLRDDNVNEYLKLASNADKQQVQRIKAVFEKKNQKSAQVISQLQKKLDSYQKRFNELETHGLSQSHRPPREVLRDMGQGLKNVGGNIRDGITGFSGSVMSKPREFAHLIKNKFGSADNISQLSSGVLVPFSFRNLHISSRPGATGSEGSGGGGANGGSDQGEKVHHGSATLPATLHIVTSQSSMTRAHAAKFPSDEGSECSSDSIERYRPTDSGNQEAQFKTVYSQLHIKQLEIEHLKKKLESLGAKLESMRTCENDISILTAALQDEKYRRESLEEQVNDLTELHQNEVENLKQAMADMEEKVQYQSEERLRDIHEMLEHCQTKIQKMEHQALQQQQYVTLEGLDNSNARALVVKLINILLTVLQVVLLLVATGAGIIMPFLRTRVRILTTVAIVLASVFILRQWPEVQDIGSHVMKRLKDTLDPVQ from the exons GTTGGGCGAAATGGACAGCTTGCACGTGAGCTCGGCGGTCAATCAGCAACAGCAGTCCGGCAGCAAGACGTCGAGCCGGAGCACGTCGCCGTGCCGGCCGCGCGATCTTCATCCGATCGGCGGCGCGGTCGCCTCCAGCACGCCGACGACGGCCGCCGCGGCCGCCACCACGTCCACTGTTCCGTCACATCGACCCCATCACACGAAAACGCTGAGCCACGGTTCGGTCGAGAGTGCCAAA TCCCAAGATGGAGGCGGGGTGAGCTATGCACACCGGACGTCGCGACACCGCTCACCGACCACCAGCTCGTCGCGCACCGGCCCGCCAGACCCGGACGATTCGACGACATCGGTGGCGGCATCGGCGACGGCCGCGGTGGCCATGTCCGCGTCCGGCCTCGACGACAGCCTGGCCATCGCCCTTGCCGCCGACACGTCGGCGTCCGGTTGTCTCACGACGGCCGACCATCTCGAACACTCATCTTTCCTATCGAACGGCAGTTCGGAGCACGGGCGGCAGGCCACCGATGACGAGGTTGATCGCGTCGATATCAAAACCAACACCGTGCTCGATCAGCTCAAGGAGAAGATGAACAGGGTTAAAAATCTGATGAAAACCGAACAGAAACTTCGAGACG ATAACGTAAACGAATACCTTAAACTTGCGTCCAATGCTGACAAGCAACAGGTCCAAAGGATAAAGGCTGTGTTCGaaaagaaaaatcaaaagagTGCACAGGTCATATCGCAGCTGCAAAAGAAGCTGGACTCGTACCAGAAGCGGTTCAACGAACTGGAAACGCACGGCCTGTCCCAGAGCCATAGACCGCCGAGGGAAGTGTTACGCGATATGGGACAAGGATTAAA AAACGTGGGAGGGAACATCCGGGATGGTATAACCGGATTCAGCGGTTCCGTAATGTCAAAGCCGAGGGAGTTTGcgcatttaatcaaaaataaatttggcaGTGCAGATAATATTAGtcagttgtcaa GCGGCGTTTTGGTCCCTTTTTCTTTccgtaatttacatattagcTCAA GGCCTGGTGCGACGGGATCGGAGGGCAGCGGCGGCGGAGGCGCCAACGGCGGCAGCGACCAAGGCGAGAAGGTCCATCACGGATCGGCAACGCTACCGGCCACCTTACACATTGTAACGTCGCAGAGCTCCATGACGAGGGCGCATGCGGCGAAGTTTCCCAGCGACGAGGGTAGCGAGTGCAGCAGTGACAGTATTGAGAG GTACCGACCAACAGACAGTGGGAACCAAGAAGCtcaatttaaaacagtttacaGTCAATTACATATTAAGCAGCTAGAAatagaacatttaaaaaagaaattagaaaGTTTAGGAGCCAAATTAGAGAGTATGAGAACGTGTGAGAATGATATTAGTATATTAACAGCAGCATTACag GATGAAAAATATAGACGGGAATCGCTAGAAGAACAAGTTAACGATTTGACGGAGCTCCATCAAAACgaagttgaaaatttgaaacaagcaATGGCCGATATGGAGGAGAAAGTGCAATACCAAAGTGAAGAGAGACTTCGAGATATACACGAAATGTTGGAACATTGCCAAACAAAG ATACAAAAAATGGAACACCAAGCTCTGCAGCAGCAACAATATGTTACACTGGAGGGACTAGACAATTCGAATGCGAGAGCTCTTGTCGTAAAACTCATTAACATCTTACTGACAGTGCTACAAGTAGTATTACTTTTGGTAGCCACCGGTGCAGGCATAATCATGCCTTTCCTGAGGACAAG AGTAAGGATTCTGACAACTGTGGCTATAGTGTTAGCATCTGTTTTTATATTGAGACAATGGCCCGAGGTACAAGATATAGGTTCGCACGTGATGAAGCGTTTAAAAGATACTCTGGATCCGGTTCAATAG
- the LOC109600039 gene encoding transmembrane and coiled-coil domains protein 2 isoform X3, producing MFVLLDMWILPQKMLGEMDSLHVSSAVNQQQQSGSKTSSRSTSPCRPRDLHPIGGAVASSTPTTAAAAATTSTVPSHRPHHTKTLSHGSVESAKSQDGGGVSYAHRTSRHRSPTTSSSRTGPPDPDDSTTSVAASATAAVAMSASGLDDSLAIALAADTSASGCLTTADHLEHSSFLSNGSSEHGRQATDDEVDRVDIKTNTVLDQLKEKMNRVKNLMKTEQKLRDDNVNEYLKLASNADKQQVQRIKAVFEKKNQKSAQVISQLQKKLDSYQKRFNELETHGLSQSHRPPREVLRDMGQGLKNVGGNIRDGITGFSGSVMSKPREFAHLIKNKFGSADNISQLSSGVLVPFSFRNLHISSRPGATGSEGSGGGGANGGSDQGEKVHHGSATLPATLHIVTSQSSMTRAHAAKFPSDEGSECSSDSIERYRPTDSGNQEAQFKTVYSQLHIKQLEIEHLKKKLESLGAKLESMRTCENDISILTAALQDEKYRRESLEEQVNDLTELHQNEVENLKQAMADMEEKVQYQSEERLRDIHEMLEHCQTKIQKMEHQALQQQQYVTLEGLDNSNARALVVKLINILLTVLQVVLLLVATGAGIIMPFLRTRDSNRTVTVTEIVDGTEKYSLSASRSAIFSRTKT from the exons GTTGGGCGAAATGGACAGCTTGCACGTGAGCTCGGCGGTCAATCAGCAACAGCAGTCCGGCAGCAAGACGTCGAGCCGGAGCACGTCGCCGTGCCGGCCGCGCGATCTTCATCCGATCGGCGGCGCGGTCGCCTCCAGCACGCCGACGACGGCCGCCGCGGCCGCCACCACGTCCACTGTTCCGTCACATCGACCCCATCACACGAAAACGCTGAGCCACGGTTCGGTCGAGAGTGCCAAA TCCCAAGATGGAGGCGGGGTGAGCTATGCACACCGGACGTCGCGACACCGCTCACCGACCACCAGCTCGTCGCGCACCGGCCCGCCAGACCCGGACGATTCGACGACATCGGTGGCGGCATCGGCGACGGCCGCGGTGGCCATGTCCGCGTCCGGCCTCGACGACAGCCTGGCCATCGCCCTTGCCGCCGACACGTCGGCGTCCGGTTGTCTCACGACGGCCGACCATCTCGAACACTCATCTTTCCTATCGAACGGCAGTTCGGAGCACGGGCGGCAGGCCACCGATGACGAGGTTGATCGCGTCGATATCAAAACCAACACCGTGCTCGATCAGCTCAAGGAGAAGATGAACAGGGTTAAAAATCTGATGAAAACCGAACAGAAACTTCGAGACG ATAACGTAAACGAATACCTTAAACTTGCGTCCAATGCTGACAAGCAACAGGTCCAAAGGATAAAGGCTGTGTTCGaaaagaaaaatcaaaagagTGCACAGGTCATATCGCAGCTGCAAAAGAAGCTGGACTCGTACCAGAAGCGGTTCAACGAACTGGAAACGCACGGCCTGTCCCAGAGCCATAGACCGCCGAGGGAAGTGTTACGCGATATGGGACAAGGATTAAA AAACGTGGGAGGGAACATCCGGGATGGTATAACCGGATTCAGCGGTTCCGTAATGTCAAAGCCGAGGGAGTTTGcgcatttaatcaaaaataaatttggcaGTGCAGATAATATTAGtcagttgtcaa GCGGCGTTTTGGTCCCTTTTTCTTTccgtaatttacatattagcTCAA GGCCTGGTGCGACGGGATCGGAGGGCAGCGGCGGCGGAGGCGCCAACGGCGGCAGCGACCAAGGCGAGAAGGTCCATCACGGATCGGCAACGCTACCGGCCACCTTACACATTGTAACGTCGCAGAGCTCCATGACGAGGGCGCATGCGGCGAAGTTTCCCAGCGACGAGGGTAGCGAGTGCAGCAGTGACAGTATTGAGAG GTACCGACCAACAGACAGTGGGAACCAAGAAGCtcaatttaaaacagtttacaGTCAATTACATATTAAGCAGCTAGAAatagaacatttaaaaaagaaattagaaaGTTTAGGAGCCAAATTAGAGAGTATGAGAACGTGTGAGAATGATATTAGTATATTAACAGCAGCATTACag GATGAAAAATATAGACGGGAATCGCTAGAAGAACAAGTTAACGATTTGACGGAGCTCCATCAAAACgaagttgaaaatttgaaacaagcaATGGCCGATATGGAGGAGAAAGTGCAATACCAAAGTGAAGAGAGACTTCGAGATATACACGAAATGTTGGAACATTGCCAAACAAAG ATACAAAAAATGGAACACCAAGCTCTGCAGCAGCAACAATATGTTACACTGGAGGGACTAGACAATTCGAATGCGAGAGCTCTTGTCGTAAAACTCATTAACATCTTACTGACAGTGCTACAAGTAGTATTACTTTTGGTAGCCACCGGTGCAGGCATAATCATGCCTTTCCTGAGGACAAG ggATAGCAATAGAACTGTAACAGTAACTGAAATAGTGGATGGAACAGAGAAATACTCATTAAGTGCCAGTAGGTCAGCAATTTTTTCCAGGACGAAAACGTGA
- the LOC109600039 gene encoding transmembrane and coiled-coil domains protein 2 isoform X1, translating to MFVLLDMWILPQKMLGEMDSLHVSSAVNQQQQSGSKTSSRSTSPCRPRDLHPIGGAVASSTPTTAAAAATTSTVPSHRPHHTKTLSHGSVESAKSQDGGGVSYAHRTSRHRSPTTSSSRTGPPDPDDSTTSVAASATAAVAMSASGLDDSLAIALAADTSASGCLTTADHLEHSSFLSNGSSEHGRQATDDEVDRVDIKTNTVLDQLKEKMNRVKNLMKTEQKLRDDNVNEYLKLASNADKQQVQRIKAVFEKKNQKSAQVISQLQKKLDSYQKRFNELETHGLSQSHRPPREVLRDMGQGLKNVGGNIRDGITGFSGSVMSKPREFAHLIKNKFGSADNISQLSSGVLVPFSFRNLHISSRPGATGSEGSGGGGANGGSDQGEKVHHGSATLPATLHIVTSQSSMTRAHAAKFPSDEGSECSSDSIERYRPTDSGNQEAQFKTVYSQLHIKQLEIEHLKKKLESLGAKLESMRTCENDISILTAALQDEKYRRESLEEQVNDLTELHQNEVENLKQAMADMEEKVQYQSEERLRDIHEMLEHCQTKIQKMEHQALQQQQYVTLEGLDNSNARALVVKLINILLTVLQVVLLLVATGAGIIMPFLRTRVRILTTVAIVLASVFILRQWPEVQDIGSHVMKRLKDTLDPVQ from the exons GTTGGGCGAAATGGACAGCTTGCACGTGAGCTCGGCGGTCAATCAGCAACAGCAGTCCGGCAGCAAGACGTCGAGCCGGAGCACGTCGCCGTGCCGGCCGCGCGATCTTCATCCGATCGGCGGCGCGGTCGCCTCCAGCACGCCGACGACGGCCGCCGCGGCCGCCACCACGTCCACTGTTCCGTCACATCGACCCCATCACACGAAAACGCTGAGCCACGGTTCGGTCGAGAGTGCCAAA TCCCAAGATGGAGGCGGGGTGAGCTATGCACACCGGACGTCGCGACACCGCTCACCGACCACCAGCTCGTCGCGCACCGGCCCGCCAGACCCGGACGATTCGACGACATCGGTGGCGGCATCGGCGACGGCCGCGGTGGCCATGTCCGCGTCCGGCCTCGACGACAGCCTGGCCATCGCCCTTGCCGCCGACACGTCGGCGTCCGGTTGTCTCACGACGGCCGACCATCTCGAACACTCATCTTTCCTATCGAACGGCAGTTCGGAGCACGGGCGGCAGGCCACCGATGACGAGGTTGATCGCGTCGATATCAAAACCAACACCGTGCTCGATCAGCTCAAGGAGAAGATGAACAGGGTTAAAAATCTGATGAAAACCGAACAGAAACTTCGAGACG ATAACGTAAACGAATACCTTAAACTTGCGTCCAATGCTGACAAGCAACAGGTCCAAAGGATAAAGGCTGTGTTCGaaaagaaaaatcaaaagagTGCACAGGTCATATCGCAGCTGCAAAAGAAGCTGGACTCGTACCAGAAGCGGTTCAACGAACTGGAAACGCACGGCCTGTCCCAGAGCCATAGACCGCCGAGGGAAGTGTTACGCGATATGGGACAAGGATTAAA AAACGTGGGAGGGAACATCCGGGATGGTATAACCGGATTCAGCGGTTCCGTAATGTCAAAGCCGAGGGAGTTTGcgcatttaatcaaaaataaatttggcaGTGCAGATAATATTAGtcagttgtcaa GCGGCGTTTTGGTCCCTTTTTCTTTccgtaatttacatattagcTCAA GGCCTGGTGCGACGGGATCGGAGGGCAGCGGCGGCGGAGGCGCCAACGGCGGCAGCGACCAAGGCGAGAAGGTCCATCACGGATCGGCAACGCTACCGGCCACCTTACACATTGTAACGTCGCAGAGCTCCATGACGAGGGCGCATGCGGCGAAGTTTCCCAGCGACGAGGGTAGCGAGTGCAGCAGTGACAGTATTGAGAG GTACCGACCAACAGACAGTGGGAACCAAGAAGCtcaatttaaaacagtttacaGTCAATTACATATTAAGCAGCTAGAAatagaacatttaaaaaagaaattagaaaGTTTAGGAGCCAAATTAGAGAGTATGAGAACGTGTGAGAATGATATTAGTATATTAACAGCAGCATTACag GATGAAAAATATAGACGGGAATCGCTAGAAGAACAAGTTAACGATTTGACGGAGCTCCATCAAAACgaagttgaaaatttgaaacaagcaATGGCCGATATGGAGGAGAAAGTGCAATACCAAAGTGAAGAGAGACTTCGAGATATACACGAAATGTTGGAACATTGCCAAACAAAG ATACAAAAAATGGAACACCAAGCTCTGCAGCAGCAACAATATGTTACACTGGAGGGACTAGACAATTCGAATGCGAGAGCTCTTGTCGTAAAACTCATTAACATCTTACTGACAGTGCTACAAGTAGTATTACTTTTGGTAGCCACCGGTGCAGGCATAATCATGCCTTTCCTGAGGACAAG AGTAAGGATTCTGACAACTGTGGCTATAGTGTTAGCATCTGTTTTTATATTGAGACAATGGCCCGAGGTACAAGATATAGGTTCGCACGTGATGAAGCGTTTAAAAGATACTCTGGATCCGGTTCAATAG